The Candidatus Zixiibacteriota bacterium genome includes the window CTTCTCGCCCTCGACCACGTAACGGATTCCCCGGCGCCGCAGCGGCTCCAGGTAGAGATGCACGTCGGTGAGCTTGCGAAAGAGGAACGCGATGTCTCTCGGACGGGCGGGAGCTTCCCCGTTCGGGCCCGGCAGCATGACTTTTCCGAGGACGGCTTCTTCCAGCCAGCGCGCAAGACTCTCGGCCTCCAGCCGGCGCGCCCGGTCGGCATTGAGGGTCTCGCTCGACTCGACCCTGCGCAAGAGCACCCGGGGCAGGGAGGATCGGTCGGGGCTCGCCTCGGGGCGCCGCGGCGGCTCGATCGGAACGTAGCGCGGTTGCAGCCCGCTCCGCTCGCGGATCAACGGTTCGAAGACGCCGTTGACCACGTCCAGGATCCCGGGGGCGCTGCGAAAATTGGTGGTCAGCCGGCACTCGGTCCCTCCCTGGGGCAGGATGAGACGCTCGACGACGTCGAGGTAGCCCTGGATGTCCGCGCGCCGAAAAGCGTAGATCGACTGCTTCGGGTCGCCGACGACGAACACCTTGCCGGGCTGAAGGCGCACGGCGCGCCAGTCGTTCGCGCTTTCCCCCGGCCGCTCGGAGAGATAGAGGATGAGCTCGTACTGCACGGGATCCGTGTCCTGGAACTCGTCGACGAGGATCGCCTTGAACAGACCTTTGAGCTCCTCGCGCACGGCGTTATGATCGCGCAGCAGGTTTCTCGCCCGCACCAGTAACCCGTCGAACGAAACGAAGCCCGCCTGAACGAAGCTCCGGCGGCAGGACTCCGCCAAAGGGACCAGCAGCTCGCGCAGCACCGCCGTCACCGCCCGGTCGCCGCCGAGCAGCCCGCGCGCGACGCGCGCCAGACGCTGGAGCTCGCGGAAATCGGCGTCACTCCACCCGCCCGCCCGCCGCAGGCCCTTCTCCGCAAACCACCGTTTCTGCTCGGCGAAGGCGCCAGGCGCGATCTCCCCGTCCTTCAACACCCCCTCGATGACCGCCAGACAGTGACGCAACCAGCGGTCGAGCTGGTGCCGCTCCTCGGGATACCGGCGGAGAAGCTCCCGGGCCGTCTGCGCCTCGGCTGCAAGCCAGCTCCGGAGGACGGCATCCAGTTCTTCGGCGGCGCCGGAGCCGCAAAGGCTTTCGAGCGGCACCATCTCCGAGCAGAGCGAGGACGCCACCTGCTCCAGCGTCTCCAGATCGATCGCGTCGAGCAGCGCCCGCCAGGCGCCGCGCCGCCCGCCCTCGCGTCCGAGCTCGCGATCGAGCCAGAGGCTCCATTGCTCCGCGAAGTGCTTGCGAAAGGCGAGGCCGTCGTCTTCGGAAAACTGCGGGTCGACGCCGGCTTCCGCCGGGTAGAGCCGCAGCAGCAGGGCCGCGAAGCTGTGCAGCGTGCCGATATAGCTCCGCTCGATCTGCCGGAGCGCTTCCCCGCAGCGGCGGTCGATCTCGCCCTTGCTCAACTGGTACCGGCCGATCAGATCGCGCACCGCGGCCGCGGCCTTCGCGGCGTCCGCGTCGGGCGGGCTCGAGTCGAGCCGCACGGCAACGTAGGAGTGCAGCCGCTCCCGCAGGCGAAGGCGCATCTCCGCTGCCGCCTTGTTCGTGAAGGTCAGCGCCACGATGCGAGTGATCGGCACGGGATCGGGCTCGCGCAGGACGAGATGCACGAGCCGGTCGACCAGGAGCGTGGTCTTGCCGGTGCCCGCGCCCGCGGTGACGACGACATTGCGGTCGAAGGTGGTCGCCGCACGCTCGCGTTCGCGGGCGTCGGGAAGGATCAGGTCCGCGCTACTCATCGCTCTTTCCGGCGACCTGCTGCCTGGCCAGCTCCGCGTGCGCCGCCGCCCGCGCATCCGAGGCCGCGCGCCACACGGTCGGCAAATGATCCTTGCGGCAGACGTTGGCGACCTCGCAGTAGCGGCAGGCCGGTCCCGGCCGGATGAAATGCAAACCGCGATAGACGCCCTCGATCAGAAAGGAAAGGGTTTGCCGCAGGCCCCTTCCCGTCGCTCCCTCCCAGCAGTCTTGCGGCAGGACCCGGCGGAGGAGCGGCCCGCCGCTCCACCGGGGAGCGAGGTAGTAAAAGGCCGCTTCGACGGAGGACGGCCGGGGCGTTTTCGGCACGCCGCAGTCCCGGGCCAGGAGCACGTAGATCGGCGGCTGAAGTTTCTCGCCGCGGAGCGCGGACCGCATCAGGTCGACGTCGCTCGCGGACGGTTTCTTCCCCGCCTTGAACTTGTAGTCGATCACCCGCAGCCGGCGCTCCGCGGGGTCGAAGTCGATCCGGTCGAGCCGCCCCCGAAACCGCACCGTCGACGCGGGAGCGGGCCAGCCCGTGACGGTTCCCTCCAGCTCGGTCTCGAGCGCCACGGGCCGCCGGCCCGATTGCGCGAGGTCCTGAAGATCCGCCGCCACGGTTTGCTTGAGCCAGCGCAGGGTCTCGTCGCGCAGGATCTCCCACACCAGCGGGTATCCGGTCGGTGCTTCCCTTTCATAGGCGTCGAAGGTCGAGCGCGCCACCGACTCGAGCAGCGTCTCCGCGTCGATCCCCCTGGACCCGCGGGCGAAGTAGCCGCGATCCATCAGCTGCTGAAAAAAATCCTTCAAGATCCGGTGCACCAGCGACCCGATCTCGACCGGCCTCACACCGCTCTGCTCCTCCGGGCGCTCCTGCGGTTCGAGTCCCAGCACGTTCAGCGCGAAAAACTGAAAAGGGCAGCGGGCATAGCGTTCGAGCGCGGTCGGTGAGACGCCGCCGTCCGCCAGACGTCGCCACGGGGATTCGAGGTGGCCGGTCATGCCGTCGTGGCCGCTCAGCGGCCCGTCCGCGTTCTCGAGCACCTCGAGAGCCTGCGCGCCCCGGCGGCAGAGCGCCTCCATCGCGGGGAAATGGGACAGCAGGGGGGCGGGCGATTGGCTGTCGAGGCTCAAACGGATCGCCAGCTCTTCGGGGAGGAGGAACTCGTCGCGAAACGCGGGGAGCGTCCTTTTGGCCAGGATGCTTCTCGGGATCGCGACCGGC containing:
- a CDS encoding UvrD-helicase domain-containing protein, translating into MSSADLILPDARERERAATTFDRNVVVTAGAGTGKTTLLVDRLVHLVLREPDPVPITRIVALTFTNKAAAEMRLRLRERLHSYVAVRLDSSPPDADAAKAAAAVRDLIGRYQLSKGEIDRRCGEALRQIERSYIGTLHSFAALLLRLYPAEAGVDPQFSEDDGLAFRKHFAEQWSLWLDRELGREGGRRGAWRALLDAIDLETLEQVASSLCSEMVPLESLCGSGAAEELDAVLRSWLAAEAQTARELLRRYPEERHQLDRWLRHCLAVIEGVLKDGEIAPGAFAEQKRWFAEKGLRRAGGWSDADFRELQRLARVARGLLGGDRAVTAVLRELLVPLAESCRRSFVQAGFVSFDGLLVRARNLLRDHNAVREELKGLFKAILVDEFQDTDPVQYELILYLSERPGESANDWRAVRLQPGKVFVVGDPKQSIYAFRRADIQGYLDVVERLILPQGGTECRLTTNFRSAPGILDVVNGVFEPLIRERSGLQPRYVPIEPPRRPEASPDRSSLPRVLLRRVESSETLNADRARRLEAESLARWLEEAVLGKVMLPGPNGEAPARPRDIAFLFRKLTDVHLYLEPLRRRGIRYVVEGEKHFYATQEIVDAVNLLRAVDNPYDRAALVGLLRSAVGGLSDTEIYRLHAEGLLDYRSLRRPAAGAARALEPVRDLYAALDRLHLETRLMPVPDAVERVFDAVPIRLLAARSFSGEQAVANLEKIRQQAAVLSRQGPATFKAVIAQLERRVLEVEEESESALAEETVDAVKILSIHKAKGLEFPIVVLPDARGAVAPGRPETGVRYDWSTGLIGLRAGEHANPAAIYLDEAGRRREEEEQKRLFYVAMTRAREHLVLSSPPLKVDGGSFVAMLQESVPELTSLRRPGRIAVGKGTLQVEVVYETPQPPRRRPAAQRTPPRESWESFARQWAARQREYDEAGRTPLFVSPTALERQEKGAPRRRRDLFTALDPRLVGILAHRFLQALDFRAARDGAALEDELERFLEALPEAGIGPSRAAMLRELREIFKGFASSPAFAELASADILGREVPLLMPWGGRIMEGVIDLVYEREGRLYLADYKTERVRPAELRQAARRYRGQARIYACAAASALGREVAGFKVIFVRLGEAVEIGATQLSEKEARPAGP